One genomic region from Zhongshania sp. R06B22 encodes:
- a CDS encoding SDR family NAD(P)-dependent oxidoreductase: MKTFKDKVAIVTGGGGDGIGHHLVMELARRGAKVAFCDIANREASEAKLAEIKADFYSEQVDMGDKGAINVFVDNVIAHFGHIDLLINNAGIALGDLTFGEASEQDFEKITNINYWGVIHTTQRCYQHLLSRPEAAIVNLSSSQGILALPYLVPYCTTKFAVRGFTDSLRAEHRIRGIHNLTLHTVHPGAVATNITLNADHHNSSTKHFHAELQKGTQPSAAANIILRGVQKNVGRIFISDGRVQDILARLMPSGYVSVVRWLMRMRGIAIR; the protein is encoded by the coding sequence ATGAAAACATTTAAGGATAAGGTTGCCATCGTTACCGGCGGTGGTGGCGATGGTATTGGTCATCACTTAGTGATGGAGCTTGCGCGGCGCGGCGCCAAAGTCGCGTTCTGCGATATTGCTAATCGGGAGGCCAGCGAAGCTAAGCTCGCAGAGATCAAGGCAGACTTTTATAGCGAGCAAGTGGATATGGGCGATAAGGGCGCCATCAACGTCTTCGTCGACAATGTGATTGCTCACTTTGGACACATTGATCTCTTAATCAACAATGCAGGTATTGCCCTAGGTGACCTCACTTTTGGGGAAGCCAGTGAGCAGGACTTTGAGAAAATAACCAATATCAATTACTGGGGTGTTATTCACACCACTCAGCGCTGCTATCAGCATCTACTGAGTCGCCCAGAGGCCGCCATTGTTAATCTCTCTAGCTCGCAAGGTATTTTAGCCTTGCCCTATCTGGTGCCGTATTGCACAACCAAGTTTGCGGTGCGCGGCTTCACCGATAGCTTGCGTGCCGAGCACCGTATCCGTGGCATCCATAATCTTACCCTGCATACAGTTCATCCCGGTGCAGTGGCCACCAACATCACACTTAATGCCGATCACCACAACAGCAGTACAAAACACTTTCATGCCGAGTTGCAAAAGGGCACGCAGCCATCAGCTGCGGCCAATATAATTTTGCGCGGAGTACAGAAAAATGTTGGCCGTATTTTTATTAGCGATGGCCGCGTGCAAGATATACTCGCTCGACTTATGCCCTCAGGCTACGTGAGCGTTGTACGCTGGCTTATGCGGATGCGCGGGATTGCGATACGTTGA
- a CDS encoding 1-acyl-sn-glycerol-3-phosphate acyltransferase, which produces MQETRNNPWPDNITGPVVFIVDSITRTEKRLLEEAIRENKPAGASYHVVHRQLREVRRHGQGSNTQLSELTKSNQNPYFVPVRVSWKTRTPRDMQGVSLRDLVTGNREYPGWFQQQLRLRKDRNSYSITVGNGASLAQLNEACVHHVRKHGGDENLVKFIDRSAFLALEKNERHIKGARYKIPQLLSDEVIRKPSVIKALTKISESSGRSMDSLIKEAKLCLDEMSAKPTALGTDLAAALGRFMYTRGFDKDIDYADGDIERIRKLLTEKPVAFLFTHKSHIDGFLLMTIFHDQNLTPLHLFGGINMNMPGIGPILRRSGAIFIRRSFQDDAVYKVVFKNYIDYLGEKRFPLMWALEGTRSRTGKLMPPRFGLINYVVSAHMRDDAPDLLLMPVSITYDQVPEVADYDALQAGGKKRPESTSWFMEYISGLKNPHGKIHVRFGEGVTISEHLDLSSPAPQTRDIQKIAFELAVDANNATPITVNSLICYVILEHGHKAITFSELNADIQALLELINKLGFAATNDVKNLDDAGIKKCLQQLGTTGVINIFNDGIESVYMLPAGAGRTAAYYRNGLIHFFITSAIADMALLAVNKTGDEAITQFHDEALKLREMFKYEFFFEGSSAFILLLERELEQRAPDWRNSVIQGAKPTRKLLAGITPILGHGTLRPFIEAYLVLARALRMQAEGEISDPKQLINHALTLGKQRVLQKRIHCEESVSGSYFENAIKIADNQNLLKAGGDAVDGRQRWLEDLREISANVRFLASMADAKRLQIRTQLEK; this is translated from the coding sequence ATGCAGGAAACTCGCAATAATCCCTGGCCTGACAATATTACGGGGCCGGTGGTTTTCATCGTAGACAGCATCACCCGAACTGAAAAACGCCTACTAGAAGAGGCTATCCGCGAGAACAAACCCGCAGGCGCAAGCTACCATGTCGTTCATCGCCAATTACGAGAAGTGCGGCGCCACGGACAGGGCTCGAACACCCAGCTGTCAGAACTGACCAAATCAAATCAAAACCCCTACTTTGTGCCCGTGCGAGTGAGCTGGAAAACCCGCACGCCTCGGGATATGCAAGGGGTGTCACTACGAGATTTAGTGACCGGCAATCGTGAATACCCCGGCTGGTTTCAACAGCAACTCAGGCTGCGCAAGGACCGCAACAGCTACAGCATTACCGTTGGCAATGGCGCCAGTCTCGCGCAGCTAAACGAGGCCTGTGTTCACCATGTTCGCAAGCACGGTGGCGACGAGAATCTTGTTAAGTTTATTGATCGCTCGGCTTTTTTAGCCCTAGAAAAAAATGAACGCCATATCAAAGGCGCGCGCTACAAAATTCCCCAGTTACTCTCAGACGAAGTCATTCGCAAGCCCTCTGTCATCAAAGCCCTCACTAAGATTAGCGAGTCTAGCGGCCGCTCGATGGACAGCTTGATCAAAGAGGCAAAACTTTGCCTAGACGAAATGTCGGCAAAACCGACCGCTCTCGGTACTGACCTTGCCGCCGCCTTAGGCCGCTTCATGTACACCCGCGGTTTTGACAAAGACATTGATTACGCGGATGGCGATATCGAGCGCATCCGCAAACTACTCACCGAAAAACCGGTCGCGTTTCTATTCACCCACAAATCGCATATCGATGGTTTTTTACTGATGACCATCTTTCACGACCAGAATTTAACACCGCTACACCTCTTCGGGGGCATCAATATGAACATGCCCGGAATAGGCCCAATACTCCGCCGATCTGGCGCTATTTTTATTCGTCGCAGCTTCCAAGACGACGCCGTCTACAAGGTCGTATTTAAAAACTATATCGACTACCTCGGTGAAAAACGCTTCCCATTAATGTGGGCGCTAGAGGGTACACGCTCCCGCACCGGCAAATTAATGCCCCCGCGCTTCGGCTTAATCAACTATGTGGTTAGCGCGCATATGCGTGACGACGCCCCTGACCTGTTACTGATGCCAGTCTCCATTACCTACGACCAAGTACCTGAAGTTGCTGACTACGACGCCCTGCAGGCCGGCGGTAAAAAACGCCCCGAGTCGACCTCGTGGTTTATGGAATACATCAGTGGTCTAAAAAACCCTCATGGCAAAATCCATGTGCGTTTTGGGGAAGGTGTCACTATCAGTGAACACCTAGACCTTAGCAGTCCGGCGCCGCAAACCAGAGACATTCAAAAAATCGCCTTCGAATTAGCGGTTGACGCCAACAATGCCACGCCAATCACCGTTAACTCTTTAATCTGCTATGTCATTCTTGAACACGGCCACAAGGCCATCACGTTTAGCGAGCTAAATGCCGATATCCAAGCGCTGCTGGAGTTAATCAATAAGCTGGGCTTCGCGGCCACCAACGACGTCAAAAACCTCGATGACGCGGGCATCAAAAAATGCCTGCAACAACTCGGCACAACCGGTGTCATCAATATTTTCAACGACGGTATTGAATCTGTTTATATGCTGCCCGCTGGCGCGGGTCGCACCGCGGCCTACTATCGCAATGGCTTGATTCACTTTTTCATCACCAGCGCTATTGCCGATATGGCACTGCTTGCTGTTAACAAAACCGGTGACGAAGCCATTACCCAATTCCACGACGAAGCACTCAAACTGCGAGAGATGTTCAAATACGAATTTTTCTTCGAAGGCTCAAGCGCTTTTATCCTGCTGCTGGAACGCGAACTTGAACAACGCGCACCAGACTGGCGGAACAGCGTTATACAAGGGGCCAAACCCACGCGGAAATTGCTGGCTGGTATTACGCCCATTTTAGGACACGGCACCCTCCGGCCGTTTATAGAAGCCTACCTAGTGTTGGCAAGGGCTTTGCGGATGCAAGCCGAGGGTGAAATTAGTGATCCAAAGCAACTTATCAATCACGCATTAACCCTGGGCAAGCAGCGCGTTCTGCAAAAGCGAATCCATTGCGAAGAGTCGGTATCCGGCAGCTATTTTGAAAACGCGATTAAAATAGCGGACAACCAGAATTTATTGAAAGCTGGAGGCGACGCGGTGGATGGCAGGCAACGCTGGCTAGAAGACCTACGAGAAATTTCTGCCAACGTGCGTTTTTTGGCGTCGATGGCCGACGCCAAACGCCTGCAGATACGCACTCAACTGGAAAAATAA
- a CDS encoding alpha/beta hydrolase: MTQQKSLLRSRNGCGIYTQNWQPVGTPKAVLILVHGLAEHSNRYVEIAKYFTAQGFAVYALDHEGHGQSQGLRGYIDNFDDFLTTLDEYRQQIAELHPTSKLFLIGHSMGGVISSAYLLEHQEQVAGCILSGAALDTGGAVGPVQRLLLRLLSILLPKLPILKLEANDVCHDPKVVEAYRNDPRVFTGKIRVRLITELLRTADRVLKNAASISLPMLILHGGDDRMASPAGSEKLYAGISSADKTLKIYPGLYHEIFLEPEKHEIYAEVHTWLERQL, translated from the coding sequence ATGACACAGCAAAAAAGTCTTTTACGCAGCCGCAACGGTTGCGGTATTTACACCCAAAACTGGCAGCCAGTCGGCACGCCAAAGGCGGTATTAATTCTGGTCCATGGCCTGGCTGAACACAGCAATCGCTATGTCGAAATAGCTAAGTACTTTACGGCCCAGGGTTTTGCCGTTTACGCCCTAGACCACGAAGGCCACGGCCAGTCCCAAGGGCTGCGCGGCTATATAGATAACTTTGACGACTTTCTAACCACCCTTGACGAGTACCGCCAGCAAATTGCCGAGCTACACCCCACGAGCAAGCTCTTTTTGATCGGCCACAGCATGGGCGGCGTGATTTCAAGCGCCTATTTGCTGGAGCATCAAGAACAGGTCGCCGGCTGTATTCTATCGGGTGCAGCCCTGGACACGGGTGGTGCAGTGGGTCCTGTGCAAAGACTGTTGCTGCGCCTACTGTCAATCCTACTGCCAAAGCTACCGATACTAAAATTAGAGGCCAATGACGTCTGCCATGATCCCAAGGTTGTTGAAGCTTATCGCAACGACCCACGCGTGTTCACTGGCAAAATCCGGGTGCGACTGATTACTGAACTATTGCGTACAGCTGACCGTGTACTCAAAAATGCCGCTAGCATCTCTTTACCGATGCTGATTTTACATGGTGGCGACGATAGAATGGCCTCACCCGCGGGTTCAGAAAAACTCTACGCCGGTATTTCCTCCGCGGATAAAACCCTAAAGATTTACCCGGGCCTTTATCACGAAATTTTTCTTGAACCGGAAAAGCATGAAATCTACGCCGAAGTACACACTTGGTTAGAGCGGCAATTATAA
- a CDS encoding DUF3336 domain-containing protein — MSRRKDVIDQELDNAETYEQWKAAAMRSDQKSGLDYWKNVDRSGLYDFKSIRQRLDRLRDLRAKGDNHGLMFSLNEGIHGNMAGMGRSSLYKKARFGTKSLIVEYIEEIGSALLYLASDRTEDIPLEEKFEFFQRASHCFGRSALMLSGSGTLLYFHLGVVKALWEQQLLPPIISGSSGGALVSALVGTHSRADLAKIFTPEYISIEVAKDASKLANLNIFKRAAISPEAAAELYERLIPDLTFQEAFHLTGLQINVSVAPAEKHQSSRLLNAIASPNVMIREAVMASCAFPGAFPPVTLAAKNQRGERQAYLASQKWIDGSVSDDMPIKRVARLYGVNHFIVSQTNPIALPFVSESKDQNSWGIMKHAMRNTTREWLLAGTKLISKPVGLNPSLSKLVNMTSSVLAQTYTGDINILPPRRLHNPMGLLSGRTTEEAMDMIRDGERACWPYIETIRLQTNVSHVLDRILRDMEIRLINDSKRSRTEVAMEASR; from the coding sequence ATGTCCCGACGCAAAGACGTAATCGACCAAGAATTAGACAACGCAGAAACCTATGAGCAATGGAAGGCCGCGGCAATGCGCAGCGACCAGAAGAGCGGTCTTGATTATTGGAAAAACGTAGACCGAAGTGGTCTATATGATTTTAAGTCTATTCGACAGCGCCTAGACCGACTCCGTGACTTACGTGCAAAAGGCGACAACCACGGTCTGATGTTTTCGCTGAACGAAGGTATTCACGGCAATATGGCCGGTATGGGCCGCTCAAGCCTTTACAAAAAAGCGCGTTTTGGCACCAAAAGCCTGATCGTCGAATACATAGAAGAAATCGGTTCAGCCTTACTATACTTAGCCAGCGACAGGACCGAGGATATTCCGCTTGAAGAAAAGTTCGAATTCTTTCAGCGCGCCAGTCACTGCTTTGGTCGTTCCGCTCTAATGTTAAGTGGCTCAGGCACCCTGCTGTATTTCCACCTTGGGGTGGTAAAGGCACTGTGGGAACAGCAGCTACTGCCACCTATTATTTCCGGCTCTAGTGGTGGCGCCCTCGTGTCCGCGCTAGTGGGCACCCACTCCCGAGCCGACCTAGCTAAAATTTTTACACCAGAATACATCAGTATCGAAGTAGCCAAAGATGCCAGCAAGCTCGCCAATCTCAATATATTTAAACGCGCGGCAATATCCCCTGAAGCGGCTGCAGAATTATATGAACGATTAATACCAGACCTGACATTCCAAGAGGCATTCCATCTAACCGGGCTGCAAATCAATGTGTCGGTGGCCCCCGCTGAAAAACACCAATCGTCTCGATTGCTCAACGCGATTGCCTCACCCAATGTGATGATTCGCGAAGCGGTGATGGCATCCTGCGCCTTTCCCGGCGCCTTTCCGCCCGTCACCCTAGCGGCCAAAAATCAACGCGGCGAGCGCCAAGCTTATCTCGCTTCCCAGAAATGGATTGACGGTTCGGTCAGCGACGATATGCCTATAAAACGCGTCGCTAGGCTATACGGTGTCAATCATTTTATTGTCAGCCAAACCAACCCCATTGCACTACCCTTCGTTTCTGAGTCCAAAGATCAGAATAGCTGGGGTATTATGAAACATGCCATGCGCAACACTACCCGCGAATGGCTATTGGCCGGCACTAAACTTATTTCCAAACCCGTGGGTCTCAACCCTAGCCTCAGTAAGTTGGTGAACATGACCAGCTCGGTATTGGCCCAAACCTATACCGGCGATATTAATATTCTGCCGCCGCGTCGCCTCCACAACCCAATGGGTTTGCTGTCAGGTCGCACCACAGAAGAAGCAATGGATATGATTCGAGACGGCGAGCGCGCATGCTGGCCCTATATAGAAACCATTCGCCTCCAAACCAATGTCAGTCATGTCCTTGACCGTATCCTGCGAGATATGGAAATCCGACTGATAAATGATTCAAAACGCTCAAGAACCGAAGTTGCAATGGAAGCTAGCCGATGA